The Paludisphaera rhizosphaerae genome segment ACCACGTCGCCCATCTTCCGGCCGGTCTTCTCGGCGTAGGCGTGGACGGCCTGCTCGAGCGTCGCCAGGTCGTAGGGCTCGGTCTCGGCGAGGAGCGTATCCAGCTCGCGGAGCATCTCCGGGACGCCCGGCTTGCGGAGCCGCTTCTTGACGGCGTCGGGGTCGAAGGTCACCTGGTTCTCGAAGAAGAACCGGCCGAGCTTCACGACGTCGGAGAAGACCTTCATCCGGTCGCCCAGCGCGATGATCACGGCCTCCAGCAAGGCGCGGTCGTCGTCCGAAATCGGATCGTCCACCAGCTTCTCGGCCTGGAGGAACGGGATCGCGCCGGCGACCTTCTTGTCGAGCGGCGTCTCCTTCATCCGCTCGCCCTCGATCCAGAAGAGCTTGTCCGGGTCGAGGCTCGCGGGCGAGCTGTTGACGCGTTCGAGCGAGAACTTCTCGATCAGCTCGGCGCGTGTGAACAGCTCCTGGGAGTCGTCGAAGCTCCACCCCAGGCGGGCCAGGTAGTTGACCAGGGCGTCGGGCAGGTAGCCGCGTTCGATGTACTGGTGCAGGAAGATGAGGATGCCGCGCTTCTCGTACTCCTCGGTCTTGCGCTTGGACATCTTGGCGTGCGAGCCGGGCTCGGCCACGTATGGGACGTGCGCGAAGGCCGGCGGCGTCGCGCCCAGGGCCTCCAGGATGAGGAGTTGCGGGAAGGTGTTGGAGAGGTGCTCCTCTGCGCGGACGACGTGGGTGATCTGCATCTCCACGTCGTCGACGACGCTGGCGAAGTTGTACAGCGGCTGGCCGCCGGGACGGACGATGACGAAGTC includes the following:
- the gltX gene encoding glutamate--tRNA ligase produces the protein MTVRTRFAPSPTGYLHIGGVRTALFNWLLARHHGGQFILRIDDTDQERHVDEAVAKILDGFRWLGLNWDEGPEVGGPHGPYYQSERKDLYRTAVDKLVADGKVYRDYSTDAEREVDREAAKKAKKAYRFRRIQYSDADLARFEAEGRPYALRFEVPSGRTLVLNDLVKGEVRFDTDEIGDFVIVRPGGQPLYNFASVVDDVEMQITHVVRAEEHLSNTFPQLLILEALGATPPAFAHVPYVAEPGSHAKMSKRKTEEYEKRGILIFLHQYIERGYLPDALVNYLARLGWSFDDSQELFTRAELIEKFSLERVNSSPASLDPDKLFWIEGERMKETPLDKKVAGAIPFLQAEKLVDDPISDDDRALLEAVIIALGDRMKVFSDVVKLGRFFFENQVTFDPDAVKKRLRKPGVPEMLRELDTLLAETEPYDLATLEQAVHAYAEKTGRKMGDVVNPLRVATTGQGVGPGLYDCLFLVGRDRCRARIAQALGMLEEA